The nucleotide sequence TTGATCTAAATATTCCACCTCTTCATTTAGTTTTGGAATAGAGTTCAATAGTCCTTCCTTGTATGGATGAGAAAACTTTGAAACTTTTGAGAATAATATCTCTACTGGAGCTTTTTCTACTGCTTCTCCTGTATACATTACTACTACATCATCAGCTAATTCTGCTATAGCCCCTAAGTCATGGGTTATAAATAATATAGCTGTATTATGTTTTTTCTTTAGGTCATTCATAAGGTTAAATATCTGTGCCTGAATAGTTACATCCAAGGCAGTTGTAGGCTCATCAGCGATAAGTAATTTAGGTTCACATGCTAGTGCCATAGCTATCATTACCCTTTGTCTCATTCCCCCTGATAACTGGTGAGGGTAATTATGTACTACGCCTTCTGGTTCAGGTATTTTTACCTCTCTTAGAAGTTCTACAGATCTTTCCCAAGCTTGATTTTTATCCATCCCTTGATGAAGGATTAATGGCTCTCCCAATTGTTCCCCGATTTTTAATACAGGGTTCAAACTTGTCATAGGCTCTTGGAATATCATCGATATCTCATTACCCCTTATTTTTCTCATCTCATCTTCTGTATAGTCTAATAGTTCCTCACCATCAAACATTATACTTCCATCTACGATATCGCCTGGATCATCTATAAGTTTCAAGATACTAAATGAAGTTATAGATTTCCCTGATCCTGATTCTCCTACAACCCCTAGAGTTCTACCTCTTTGGATCTCCATATCTACACCATTTACAGCTTTTATAGTACCTTTATTAGTGAAGAAATAAGTATGTAGATTTCTTATTTCAAGTAAATTTTCATTTGTTTTCATCTACACCGCCGCCTTTGCTAATTTTCTTCTTCTTTGTCTTTCTTTCTCTCTTTTTCTCTTCTCTTTGATTCTTATTCTCTGCTCTTTGGTAACATATTGAGATTTTGGATCTACAGCATCTCTTAACCCTTCTCCTATTACATTGATACTCATTATTAAGATAAACAATGCAATTCCTGGGAAGATCCAAGTCCACCAGTAATTTGTCATTATAATGGCATTCTTAGCAGATAAACTGATAAGTCTTCCCCATGTAGGGATAGGCTCCGTAACTGATAATCCTAAATATGATAGTGAAGATTCCATAAGGATTGCTCCTGCAAATGTCAGAGTTCCACTAACGATTACATATGTTAATACATTTGGAATTAAATGCTTTGTTATTTGATTAAAACTACTGATCCCTAAAGCTTTTGTTGCTACTATAAACTCTTGTTCTCTAAGGGATAAGATCTGTCCCCTTACCATTCTTGCTAATCCAGTCCATCTTAAGAATCCCAGAATAAAGATTATCAAATATAATCTAAGCTGTGGATCTAAATCCATGAATATAGCAGATATAGTCATTGCAATTGCTAAAAATGGAAATGATGAAACAATCTCTGTTCCTCTCATGATTAGTGTATCTACTTTTCCACCAAAGAATCCTGCTACAGCTCCAATTGAAACTCCTAATACCACAGATAAGAAAGTAGATAATAGACCTACTTGTATAGAGATCCATCCACCTGCTAATACTCTTAGAAATAAATCTCTTCCCTGGGCATCTGTTCCAAATAGATGATCCATACTTGGTCTCATATATTTTTGAGATATATCTACATTTGCTAAATCATAGTTAGTCACATGTACGAATATTTGAGCTCCCACTATAACAACAACTAAAAACATAAATGAGATAAGTCCAACCATAGCTAATTTATTGTGTTTAAATTTTTCCATTATCTGTCTTGTAGGAGAAATGATTTTTTCATGCTGTTTATTTAAATTATCGTTATTACTCATTATTTTATCCTCCTTGCTTTTATTCTAGGATCTACCAATGCATAACCTACATCGATAAATAAATTAGCAAACAATGTCAATACTGCAAAGAATAACAATACAGTAGATAAAACTCCTCTATCTTTAAATTGATATGCCTGGTTCATCAAAAGACCCATTCCCGGCCATGCAAATATCTTCTCTACGATGATAGATCCACCAAATAATGCCGGAATCCAGAATCCAATAATTGTAATTACAGGAATTAATGCATTTTTAAATGCATGTCTATATATAACTACTTTCTCTGATAACCCCTTTGCTCTAGATGTTCTGATATAATCAGCTTTTAAAACTTCTATCATGGCGTTTCTAATATATCTGATCAAACCTGCAAGAGATGATAATACGATTACTGAAACTGGTAGGATATAATATACATACTCAGGCCTTACTCCTCTAGGATCTATCATCCCTGAGAATGGTAAGATTCTTAGTACTGCAGAAAATAATAATACTAATAATAGTGCCATAAAGAATGAAGGAAGTGAAATTCCAACCATAGACATTACTGTTACTACCTTATCGTATCTTGTATTTTTCTTTACTGCTGATTTAATTCCAATAGGTATAGCGATTAAGAATGCTATAACAAATCCTACAATATTAACTTTGAATGAATTCATAATATAACTTCCTATAAATTCATTGATAGGCTTATTAAGTGCTACTGAGTAACCAAAGTTAGCAGTCAATACATCTTTCCACCATAAAAAATATCTTACTATAACGGGTTTATCATATCCCAATACTTTTCTCATGGTTTCTATATACGCTACCCTTTGTTCCTCTGTCATATTAGCAGTTGTTTCTGGGTTTATCATGGCAAGGATAGGATCTCCCGGCATTAATTGTATCAAAGTGAATATTACTATTGAAATTATAATTACAACTGGTAACAGGTGAAATAATCTGTTTCCTATGTATTTCACATAGGGAAATACGTTATCAAATAGAGTGCTCAATTTTCCTTGCTGTTTTTCATTTTCCATAACTTACCTCCAATAAATAAGCAGAGAGTTCTCTGCTTATTTAATATTTATTTGATTATTTAAATCTAGCTTCTACAATTGCATAAGGCCATTGCCATAATGCATTTGTTTCAAAGCTCTCCACTCTATTTGTATAAGCATCATAGTAGTTATTTGAGTAAAGCGGTAATAAAGGCAGGTCTTTATTAACTTCTACAATCCATTTTCTCCAGTTAGCTTTGTAACTTGCTGTTCCTTCTTCACTTGAAGGGTTTGAGAATCTGATCACATCAAGTAATTTTTCATCTCCTACATATCTTGCACTGTTAGTAGATGACCCCTTCCCATAAGGTAAGATCTTTGTACTAGACCAGTTAGCATATGGATCATATTTTATCGAATATGAAGTTCCTCCTGTAAACATATGATATTTTCTTTCACTTAAAGCCGCATTTCCGTATAAATGATTAGCCATAATAGACCAGTCCATAGAATCTATATTTACTTTAATTCCAAATTCTTCTTGAACTCCCTTTGTTAAAGTAAGGTTGATTGCATCCGTCCACCCAGCTGTGATAGCTAAGTTAAGAGTAAGTTCCTTACCTTTCCATAGATAAGTTCCATCTACATCCTTAGTTAATTTTGCATATACTCCATCTGTTTTAGCTGCAGCCTCATCCAGTAATTTATGTGCTTCTTTTAAATTCGCTGCTTCATCCCAGTTACCATCTGCATCTAAAATATCATAACTTGTTAATGATTTTTCAAATTTCCCCTCTGTTCCTAACTGTTCACCATCTTCATACATCATCCACATATTTCTAGAATATGGTGCATTTGAAGCTATTCCATATTTCCCTAAGAAAATTTCTCTGAATTTAATTCTATCAAATTCATAGGCAAAAGCTTTTCTTACTTCTGGCAGTTGTACTGGTCCAAAATCTGAATGGAATGTGATCTGTCCCCCGCCATGTCTGAAATAATCATTAGTAGCAATACCTTGATCATCTTTTACTGCATCTATATTTTCCTCTTTAATTAACCCTGTTATACCGTCAATTTCCCCTGTTACTAATTGAGTTATCTTAGTTTCATCAGGTACATTTTGAACGATTAATCTGTTTATATTCGGCTTTTCTCCTTCAAAGTTCCCCTGATAGTTTTCATTGATAGATAATTTTACATATTGTGACTCCATATATTCATCTATCTTGTATGGTCCATACCCTACTGGAGCCGACATATTTGCTTTAACCCACTGCTGAGGAGTTATTCCGTCTTTTTCTGCCCCTGTGCTTATATATGTTGAATCCAAAATAAATGTCTCAAAAGCTGAAGCGTCTACAGTATATATAAGTTGCTTTAAATAAAATGTAATTGTATTATTTTCTTCATCAAGATCAATTTTCCCAATATATTGATCTAAACTGCTTGTTCCACCTGTATTCCCCAAAGCTTCTTTATCCATGTAAAAATCATATGTAAATTTTACATCCTTAGCTGTCAATGAATCTCCATTTGAAAACTTCATCCCATCTTTAATCTTAAATGTCCAAACATCCTCACTCTTCATTGAAGGGTCAGATTTTGTTAAAGTTCTACTCTCTACAAAAGAAGCTAAAGCCAATT is from Psychrilyobacter atlanticus DSM 19335 and encodes:
- a CDS encoding ABC transporter substrate-binding protein, with the translated sequence MKKKLLILGVLATLLFTGCGGSDKETAGTADGKSKPTTFVMGSSNFNGDFYDGWTNSSYDANIRRLVWGGGLLSPTDKGELALASFVESRTLTKSDPSMKSEDVWTFKIKDGMKFSNGDSLTAKDVKFTYDFYMDKEALGNTGGTSSLDQYIGKIDLDEENNTITFYLKQLIYTVDASAFETFILDSTYISTGAEKDGITPQQWVKANMSAPVGYGPYKIDEYMESQYVKLSINENYQGNFEGEKPNINRLIVQNVPDETKITQLVTGEIDGITGLIKEENIDAVKDDQGIATNDYFRHGGGQITFHSDFGPVQLPEVRKAFAYEFDRIKFREIFLGKYGIASNAPYSRNMWMMYEDGEQLGTEGKFEKSLTSYDILDADGNWDEAANLKEAHKLLDEAAAKTDGVYAKLTKDVDGTYLWKGKELTLNLAITAGWTDAINLTLTKGVQEEFGIKVNIDSMDWSIMANHLYGNAALSERKYHMFTGGTSYSIKYDPYANWSSTKILPYGKGSSTNSARYVGDEKLLDVIRFSNPSSEEGTASYKANWRKWIVEVNKDLPLLPLYSNNYYDAYTNRVESFETNALWQWPYAIVEARFK
- a CDS encoding ABC transporter permease codes for the protein MSNNDNLNKQHEKIISPTRQIMEKFKHNKLAMVGLISFMFLVVVIVGAQIFVHVTNYDLANVDISQKYMRPSMDHLFGTDAQGRDLFLRVLAGGWISIQVGLLSTFLSVVLGVSIGAVAGFFGGKVDTLIMRGTEIVSSFPFLAIAMTISAIFMDLDPQLRLYLIIFILGFLRWTGLARMVRGQILSLREQEFIVATKALGISSFNQITKHLIPNVLTYVIVSGTLTFAGAILMESSLSYLGLSVTEPIPTWGRLISLSAKNAIIMTNYWWTWIFPGIALFILIMSINVIGEGLRDAVDPKSQYVTKEQRIRIKEKRKREKERQRRRKLAKAAV
- a CDS encoding ABC transporter permease, encoding MENEKQQGKLSTLFDNVFPYVKYIGNRLFHLLPVVIIISIVIFTLIQLMPGDPILAMINPETTANMTEEQRVAYIETMRKVLGYDKPVIVRYFLWWKDVLTANFGYSVALNKPINEFIGSYIMNSFKVNIVGFVIAFLIAIPIGIKSAVKKNTRYDKVVTVMSMVGISLPSFFMALLLVLLFSAVLRILPFSGMIDPRGVRPEYVYYILPVSVIVLSSLAGLIRYIRNAMIEVLKADYIRTSRAKGLSEKVVIYRHAFKNALIPVITIIGFWIPALFGGSIIVEKIFAWPGMGLLMNQAYQFKDRGVLSTVLLFFAVLTLFANLFIDVGYALVDPRIKARRIK
- a CDS encoding ABC transporter ATP-binding protein; its protein translation is MKTNENLLEIRNLHTYFFTNKGTIKAVNGVDMEIQRGRTLGVVGESGSGKSITSFSILKLIDDPGDIVDGSIMFDGEELLDYTEDEMRKIRGNEISMIFQEPMTSLNPVLKIGEQLGEPLILHQGMDKNQAWERSVELLREVKIPEPEGVVHNYPHQLSGGMRQRVMIAMALACEPKLLIADEPTTALDVTIQAQIFNLMNDLKKKHNTAILFITHDLGAIAELADDVVVMYTGEAVEKAPVEILFSKVSKFSHPYKEGLLNSIPKLNEEVEYLDQIDGSVPHPLNLPIGCRFAPRCKFASQKCIDEKPNLVEVEPNHLIRCFYPNKEQRDGK